From a region of the Alnus glutinosa chromosome 1, dhAlnGlut1.1, whole genome shotgun sequence genome:
- the LOC133869719 gene encoding probable 6-phosphogluconolactonase 1 yields MAFSGARNERGEVRIHESLDELSTDLAYHIAELSEASVKERGVFAIALSGGSLVGLMGKLCEAPYNKTVDWAKWYIFWADERVVAKNHADSNYKLAKDGLLSKVPIVPSHVHSINDSVSAEQAADDYEFGIRQLVKTRVVSVSEISDCPKFDLILLGMGPDGHVASLFPTHSVLNERDGWVTFITDSPKPPPERITFTLPVINSASNVVVVVTGESKAEAVHLAIDDVGPDGLSLPARMVQPTKGKLVWFLDKPAASKLDRSQFSE; encoded by the exons ATGGCTTTCTCTGGGGCTCGTAATGAGAGAGGGGAGGTGAGGATCCATGAAAGTTTAGATGAGCTTAGCACTGATTTGGCATACCATATTGCTGAATTATCAGAGGCATCAGTGAAGGAGCGGGGTGTCTTTGCCATTGCGTTGTCTGGTGGTTCGCTCGTTGGCTTAATGGG GAAACTCTGTGAAGCTCCTTACAACAAGACTGTAGACTGGGCTAAATGGTATATATTTTGGGCTGATGAGCGTGTTGTGGCAAAAAATCATGCTGACAGCAATTATAAGCTAGCTAAGGATGGCCTATTGTCCAAG GTGCCTATAGTTCCCAGTCACGTGCATTCTATCAATGATTCAGTGTCAGCAGAGCAGGCTGCTGATGACTACGAGTTTGGCATCCGTCAATTAGTGAAAACTCGTGTGGTGAGTGTGTCTGAGATTAGTGATTGCCCCAAGTTTGACCTCATACTCCTTGGAATGGGCCCTGATGGCCATGTTGCCTCACTATTCCCTACCCACTCAGTACTCAATGAGAGAGATGGTTGGGTAACTTTTATTACCGATTCGCCCAAACCCCCACCGGAGAGGATCACATTTACTTTGCCCGTCATCAACTCAGCTTCCAACGTAGTTGTGGTTGTGACAGGCGAGAGCAAAGCAGAGGCTGTACACTTGGCAATCGACGACGTGGGACCTGATGGCCTGTCGCTGCCTGCAAGGATGGTCCAGCCAACGAAAGGAAAGTTGGTGTGGTTTTTGGACAAGCCAGCTGCCTCAAAACTTGACCGCTCTCAATTTTCTGAGTAG
- the LOC133869740 gene encoding fructokinase-like 2, chloroplastic: MASLSFTQFLSFPRCHSKWPNDLPLNFVQLQDFRLQNKWKIAAVSRTKASGTLGEEGPDENGTVVKKKTTRTTKRAGARTRKKAVADNPEDNPELVVASDATSDESIISASSDDSKKTRGRPRRKTASTSTSLEEEKTEKKVRRRKTKKKDDSDVEDKVSEAEVSDLEESTFIADVEVKSEEDLELEIEEGEDISYTYGWPPLVCCFGAAQHAFVPSGRPANRLIDYEIHESMKDAFWAPEKFIRSPGGSAGSVAIALASLGGKVAFMGKLGDDEYGRAMLYYLNVNEVQTRSVRIDSKKATAISQMKIGKRANLRTTCVKPCAEDSLSKSEINIDVLKEAKMFYFSTHSLLDRNMRSTTLQAIKISKKLGGVIFYDVNIPLPLWQSAEETKMFIEQVWNLADIIEVTKQELEFLCGIKPSEEFDTKNNASSKFVHYKPEVVSPLWHENLKVLFVTNGTSKIHYYTEEHNGAVIGMEDAPITPFTCDMSASGDGIVAALLRMLTVQPDLITDKGYIEHTIKYAINCGVTDQWLLGQTRGFPPEEDMEEEVVPDSNGIRSITEMEYRTLKPVS; the protein is encoded by the exons ATGGCGTCTCTTTCTTTCACCCAATTTCTTTCATTCcccag GTGCCATTCAAAATGGCCGAATGATTTGCCACTGAACTTTGTGCAACTTCAGGACTTTAGATTACAAAATAAGTGGAAAATTGCAGCTGTTTCTAGGACGAAAGCTTCTGGAACTTTAGGCGAAGAGGGACCTGATGAAAATGGGACTGTTGTAAAGAAGAAAACAACGAGGACTACGAAACGTGCCGGTGCACGAACTAGGAAGAAAGCAGTCGCTGATAATCCAGAGGATAACCCTGAGTTGGTGGTTGCTAGTGATGCTACAAGTGATGAAAGCATAATTTCTGCATCAAGTGACGATTCCAAGAAAACCAGGGGAAGGCCTCGAAGGAAAA CTGCATCTACGTCTACTAGCTTGGAGGAAGAGAAAACCGAGAAGAAGGTGAGGAGGAGAAAGACCAAGAAGAAGGATGATAGTGATGTGGAGGATAAAGTCAGTGAAGCAGAAGTTAGTGATCTCGAGGAGTCTACATTTATTGCAGATGTGGAGGTCAAGAGTGAGGAAGACCTAGAGTTGGAAATAGAGGAGGGAGAAGATATTAGCTACACATACGGTTGGCCTCCTCTTGTTTGTTGCTTTGGAGCTGCACAACATGCTTTTGTGCCCTCAGGAAGGCCTGCCAACAGACTTATAGATTACGAAATCCATGAAAGCATGAAGGATGCATTTTGGGCCCCTGAAAAATTTATTAGGTCTCCTGGGGGATCTGCAGGCAGTGTTGCAATTGCTCTTGCAAGCTTGGGTGGTAAGGTTGCTTTCATGGGAAAACTCGGAGATGATGAGTATGGTCGGGCCATGCTATATTATTTGAATGTGAATGAAGTTCAAACCCGCTCAGTCCGCATTGATAGTAAAAAGGCGACAGCAATATCACAGATGAAGATTGGTAAGAGGGCTAATTTGAGAACGACTTGTGTCAAACCCTGTGCAGAGGATTCTTTATCAAAGTCTGAGATCAATATTGATGTGCTAAAGGAG GCAAAGATGTTCTACTTCAGCACGCATTCCCTGCTTGATCGAAATATGAGATCAACTACATTGCAGGCCATCAAGATCTCAAAGAAACTGGGAGGAGTTATTTTCTATGATGTAAACATTCCATTGCCTCTATGGCAGTCTGCCGAAGAGACCAAGATGTTTATAGAACAGGTGTGGAATCTAGCAGATATTATTGAGGTTACTAAGCAAGAACTTGAGTTTCTATGTGGGATCAAGCCCTCTGAGGAGTTTGACACTAAAAATAATGCCAGCTCAAAGTTTGTCCATTATAAACCTGAAGTGGTTTCACCTCTTTGGCATGAAAATCTTAAGGTTTTGTTTGTGACAAATGGGACTTCTAAGATACACTATTACACTGAGGAACACAATGGCGCTGTTATTGGGATGGAGGATGCCCCAATTACTCCTTTCACTTGCGATATGTCAGCATCTGGAGATGGCATTGTTGCAG CTCTCCTGAGAATGTTGACGGTTCAGCCAGACCTAATTACCGATAAAGGATACATAGAGCACACAATCAAATATGCAATTAACTGTGGGGTCACAGACCAATGGCTGCTCGGGCAAACTCGGGGCTTCCCTCCTGAAGAAGATATGGAGGAAGAAGTGGTCCCTGATTCAAATGGCATTAGGTCAATAACAGAAATGGAATACCGTACATTGAAGCCTGTAAGTTGA
- the LOC133869749 gene encoding folate synthesis bifunctional protein, mitochondrial encodes MNTLKQLLHTKHCFSGFTKYCRALRASYIHSAPDASVEVHSPQQEVAIALGSNVGDRLHNFNEALELMNKAGICITRHACLYETAPAYVTDQPHFLNSAVRAVTKLGPHELLGVLKKIEKDMGRTDGIRYGPRPIDLDILFYGKFKVHSDILTIPHERIWERPFVMAPLMDLLGSAADCDTVTGWHSFSLHSGGIFESWDKMGGESLIGKEGMKRVLPIENELWDWSQRTSVMGILNVTPDSFSDGGKFLSVEAAVSQARLMISEGTDMIDIGAQSTRPTASRISVEEELDRLIPVLEAVIGMPEAEGKLISVDTFYSEVASEAVSKGAHLVNDISAGQLDSNMLRVVAGLKVPYVAMHMRGNPSTMQNSENLQYDDVCKQIASELYSRVKDAELAGIPAWRIIIDPGIGFSKKTEHNLDILMGLPNIRADIARKSLAVSHAPILIGPSRKRFLGDICYRTAAEERDPATIASVTASVLGGANIVRVHNVRDNLDAVKVCDAMLKQRRSYIIT; translated from the exons ATGAATACTTTGAAGCAGCTTCTGCACACCAAACATTGTTTTAGTGGTTTCACAAAGTATTGTAGAG CACTACGTGCTTCGTACATCCATTCAGCCCCAGATGCGTCAGTGGAAGTTCATTCTCCACAGCAGGAAGTAGCGATTGCTTTGGGAAGCAATGTGGGGGACAGACTACATAATTTCAATGAAGCCTTGGAGTTGATGAACAAAGCAGGCATATGTATTACAAGACATGCTTGTTTGTATGAAACAGCTCCAGCCTATGTGACTGATCAGCCTCACTTTCTCAACTCTGCAGTTAGAGCTGTTACTAAACTTGGCCCACATGAATTATTGGGAGTGCtcaagaaaattgaaaaggatATGGGACGTACTGATGGTATAAGGTATGGTCCAAGGCCAATTGACTTGGATATATTGTTCTATGGAAAGTTCAAGGTCCACTCTGATATTCTTACTATACCACATGAAAGAATTTGGGAGAGACCATTTGTAATGGCCCCTCTAATGGATTTGCTGGGATCAGCTGCTGATTGTGATACTGTTACTGGTTGGCATTCCTTTTCACTGCATTCTGGTGGGATTTTTGAGTCATGGGATAAAATGGGTGGTGAATCCCTTATTGGGAAGGAAGGTATGAAAAGGGTTTTGCCCATTGAAAATGAGTTATGGGACTGGTCACAGAGAACCTCTGTCATGGGTATACTTAATGTGACCCCAGATAGTTTTAGTGATGGAGGAAAGTTCCTCTCTGTGGAGGCTGCAGTTTCTCAGGCCCGCTTGATGATTTCTGAAGGAACCGATATGATTGATATTGGTGCTCAATCTACACGTCCAACGGCCTCTAGGATATCTGTTGAAGAAGAACTAGATAGACTAATCCCTGTTTTAGAAGCTGTTATTGGGATGCCTGAGGCAGAGGGAAAACTCATATCAGTGGATACTTTCTATTCAGAAGTTGCTTCAGAAGCAGTCAGCAAAGGGGCTCATCTTGTAAATGATATATCTGCTGGGCAGTTGGATTCTAACATGCTTAGGGTTGTTGCAGGCCTTAAGGTTCCATATGTTGCAATGCATATGAGGGGGAACCCATCTACTATGCAGAATAGCGAAAACCTGCAGTATGATGATGTTTGTAAGCAGATAGCTTCTGAGTTATACTCGAGGGTTAAGGATGCAGAATTAGCAGGTATTCCAGCTTGGAGGATAATTATTGACCCTGGCATTGGATTCTCAAAGAAAACTGAACATAATTTGGACATCCTAATGGGATTACCAAACATTCGTGCAGATATTGCAAGGAAAAGTTTGGCTGTGTCTCATGCTCCTATACTGATTGGACCCTCCAGAAAGAGATTTTTAGGTGACATTTGCTATCGAACTGCTGCAGAAGAGAGAGATCCTGCCACCATTGCTTCTGTCACAGCCAGTGTTTTAGGTGGAGCAAACATTGTAAGAGTACATAATGTAAGAGATAATCTAGATGCTGTGAAGGTCTGCGATGCAATGCTGAAACAGAGGAGATCTTACATCATCACATGA